GGCCTGCACCACCGGCGTCATGGCCGCCAGCGAGGTGCTGCGACGCGCCGCGTCCAGGCGCAGCCACCAGGCGCCGTCGGCGCGGGCGAAGCGGTGGGTGGCTTCGCCCCGCACGAGGTCGATCTCCTCGACGTCGGCGCGGGCGAACGCCGGCAGCAGCGTCCGGGCCTGCACCGACACGGGCAGCGTGTTCAACCGGTCGCGCACCGCGCCCGCCACCGGGAAGCAGCGGTCGCGGCCGGCGCCGCTGGCGTAGTAGTTGCCGGTGACGGGATTCACCGTGCCGATGGCCAGCCCCAGATCCTCGCCCCCGCCCAGGTAGAGCCGCACCCGGATCGCGTCGGGGCCATTGAACTCGTAGCGGCGATCCTCCCGCTCGGTGCCGGGCAGGATGGCCCCCGCCCGCGCGGCGACCAGGTCGGCCACGAGGGCGTTCATGGCCGTCTGGTCCACGTAGTCGCCGATGGCGCCGCCGAGGGTCCAGGTGCCCCCGGGCAGCCGGTCGAAGCGGTACTGCAGACCGCCCCGGGTGACGAGGACCCCCTCGATCCGGTCCGGATCGGTGGCGAAGAGCGGCCCACCGAGGGTCAGGTCGACGGTGTCGCGCCGGCCCAGCAGGACGAGTCCGGCCACCGCCGCCAGGGCCACCACGCCGAGGATCAGGATCAGGCGCTTCATGCGGCGCTCCGTCCCGTGCCGCCGCCGTCGCGGCGGCGGTGGCGCAGGCGCAGACCGAGGGCCAGACTGCCCACCAGCAGCGGCCAGCCGAGCACGGCGCCGACGCCGAGGACGTCCTTGGTCGTCTTGTCCAGCACGATGGGCTGGCTCAGGGGGTCCCGGCCGCGGAGGTTGATCAGGCCCTCCTCGCGGGCCAGCCAGCCGACGGCGTTGAGCAGCAGGTCGCTGTTCGCCATGAGGCGCACCGTGGCGTTGTTGAGGAACTCGGAATTGCCGATCACCACGAAGCGTCCCGGTCGCGCCGGATCGGGTCCCAGGCTGACCTCCATCAGCATGCCGAAGGCCAGGGGGCCCTTGCGGTCGACGTCGCGGTCGAAGCGGGGATCGCCGGCGACGCGGTGCGCGGGGTTGGTCTCGGCCCAGGTCTTGTCCGAGCTCTTGAGGATGATGGCGCCGACGATGGTGCTGTCGGCCTCGCCGACCAGGTCGAGGGGCTGCACCATGGGGAAGACCGTGGGCACGCCCTGCAGGCTGCGCACGGCCTGGTGGTCGCCGTAGCCGTCGGAGACGATGATCGTGCGCGCGCCTACGCCGCGCTGGTTGCCCACGCGTTCGATGTCGACCAGCACGTCGTTGGTCAGGCCCACGCGCCACCTGGCCATCCAGGCGACCCAGCCCGCCGGCGTGCCGGGATCGAAGAGGGCCATGATCGCGCCGCCCCGGCCGAGGAAGTCCTCGAGCACCCGCAGTTCCGCCGCCTCGGGCTCGAGGCGCGGGCCGGCGATCAGCAGCACGTCGCAGAAGTCGGGCACGGCGCCGAGCCCCTCGAGGGAGAGCGGCAGCACGTCGTAGCCCTGGTCGAAGAGGAGCTGGGCCGTGTTCGAGTAGCCGCCCCGGTCGTCGCTGTCGATGCGGTGCTCGCCGTGTCCGGTCAGCACGCAGATGCGCGCCAGCTTGCCCGACGCCAGCCGGTAGACGGCGCTGATCAGGGCGCTCTCCTCCGGCTGCAGCAGGGAGGTCGAGCGCTCGCCGGCCTCGACGACCACGGTGCGCGCCGCGTTCACGTTGTACTTCTTCACCAGCTCGAGGTCGACCTCCGGATCGATGATCTCGTAGCGGAACTGGCGCGAGCGCTGGGCGCAGGCCTTGAGCAGGGCCTCGGTGATGTCACGGGCCGGATCGAGACGCTGGTAGAAGGCGTAGACCTGCACGACCTCGGCCGTGCCGCCCTGCGCCAGGGTGCCGCCCAGGTCGGCCAGGATCTGGTTGGTCTGGGGCGCGAGGCTGTAGCGCTTGTTGCCGGTCAGGTCCCAGGTCTGCGGCGCGAGCAGCGCCATGAGGTAGATCGCCACGGCGATGACGGTCGCGAAGACGGAAACCGCCCAGCCGGCCAGGCGGCGGCCGACGGGCGCCCGGCGTCCGGCCAGCACGGTGGCGGCCATGACCAGGGGCACCGCGGTCATCAGCATGAAGTAGAGCACGTCACGCGAATCGACGACGCCGCGGCTGAAGCGCTCGAAGTGGGTCAGGGACGAGAGCTCGCCGACGATGCGGCCCACCGCCCCCGGCAGGAAGCGCTCGAGCGCCCCGACGATGAACAGCAGCAGCGACCACACGAAGGCCAGGAAGTAGGCCACCATCTGGTGGCTGAAGAGGGCCGAGGCGAGGACGCCCCAGCCCAGCAGCATGGCGGCGAAGAGCAGCTCGCCCAGCAGGGCGGCGACGGCGGGGCCAGGCTCGGGCGAACCCAGGAACCAGGTCACCCCGATGTAGGCGGCGCCGCACAGCAGCATGATCCCTACCGACACGAGCCCCGACAGCCACTTGCCGGCCACCCAGACGCCGTCGCGCACGGGCCAGCTGGCCAGCAGATCGAAGCGGCCGCTGCGGAA
The sequence above is drawn from the bacterium genome and encodes:
- a CDS encoding Gldg family protein, giving the protein MRQLRAIVGREVGAFFHSAMAPVVLTGFLVAVGLFFTIFIYGYSDMSLAALQSARTGNYVNVAEGIFRPLVSNTVFFLMFLVPALSMRLFAPEFRSGRFDLLASWPVRDGVWVAGKWLSGLVSVGIMLLCGAAYIGVTWFLGSPEPGPAVAALLGELLFAAMLLGWGVLASALFSHQMVAYFLAFVWSLLLFIVGALERFLPGAVGRIVGELSSLTHFERFSRGVVDSRDVLYFMLMTAVPLVMAATVLAGRRAPVGRRLAGWAVSVFATVIAVAIYLMALLAPQTWDLTGNKRYSLAPQTNQILADLGGTLAQGGTAEVVQVYAFYQRLDPARDITEALLKACAQRSRQFRYEIIDPEVDLELVKKYNVNAARTVVVEAGERSTSLLQPEESALISAVYRLASGKLARICVLTGHGEHRIDSDDRGGYSNTAQLLFDQGYDVLPLSLEGLGAVPDFCDVLLIAGPRLEPEAAELRVLEDFLGRGGAIMALFDPGTPAGWVAWMARWRVGLTNDVLVDIERVGNQRGVGARTIIVSDGYGDHQAVRSLQGVPTVFPMVQPLDLVGEADSTIVGAIILKSSDKTWAETNPAHRVAGDPRFDRDVDRKGPLAFGMLMEVSLGPDPARPGRFVVIGNSEFLNNATVRLMANSDLLLNAVGWLAREEGLINLRGRDPLSQPIVLDKTTKDVLGVGAVLGWPLLVGSLALGLRLRHRRRDGGGTGRSAA